The following are encoded together in the Flavihumibacter fluvii genome:
- a CDS encoding DcaP family trimeric outer membrane transporter, producing MKAIIKATSKTFLLLCFFSLHAIAQDWHAGDTLKTTKTDSSMIDQFRGNMIDWTGQDLIDASFPNSWPLFGTKARMAIGGYVKLDYIQDFDGGYDRFQYEIQNVPVKGDGRPEQSGYMNLHARESRFNFDIRSITEKGVPLRAFFEFDSYNLDRGAFNQAPRLRHAYAVIGRLLFGRTWGTQSDLFAVPSTIDFSAGDALTGTRRAQIRFEDKFGKKFNYAIGLEMFEFPGIDANNMPGQSSQNLPLLATRITKKTASGGRMMLGASLFQLRWDGLGINPNSTAVGWGFSFSGREYFGSQKHYFRWMGSYGQGWGSQIVATIGTGASAIVTPDGKLETMPAWNLGGGFAFNLSKILVANINMNGYAINPSSYKDDNQMKAGKSAHMNLIWAPFKNFNTGVEYMILQRKNVNDAKGIGTRLQMMAKYLF from the coding sequence CAATAATAAAAGCAACTTCCAAAACATTTCTCCTGCTTTGTTTTTTTAGTTTACATGCAATTGCCCAGGATTGGCATGCCGGAGATACACTAAAAACCACCAAGACAGATTCAAGCATGATAGATCAATTCAGGGGTAATATGATTGATTGGACCGGTCAGGATTTAATAGATGCAAGCTTTCCCAACTCCTGGCCCCTGTTTGGTACAAAAGCACGGATGGCAATTGGTGGCTATGTTAAACTGGATTACATCCAGGATTTTGATGGCGGTTATGATCGTTTTCAATATGAAATTCAAAACGTACCCGTAAAAGGAGATGGCCGTCCCGAGCAAAGTGGCTACATGAACCTGCACGCAAGAGAGTCGCGTTTCAATTTCGATATCAGAAGTATTACAGAAAAGGGAGTCCCCTTACGCGCCTTTTTTGAATTCGACTCTTATAACCTGGATCGTGGTGCATTTAACCAGGCACCCCGATTGCGCCATGCTTACGCTGTAATTGGCCGACTTCTTTTTGGCAGAACATGGGGAACCCAATCCGATTTGTTTGCTGTTCCATCCACCATTGATTTTTCAGCAGGTGATGCGTTAACAGGAACCCGGAGAGCGCAAATCAGGTTTGAGGACAAATTTGGGAAGAAATTTAATTATGCTATTGGCCTGGAGATGTTTGAATTCCCGGGGATTGACGCTAATAATATGCCAGGCCAATCCAGCCAAAACTTACCGTTACTGGCCACCAGAATTACAAAAAAAACAGCATCAGGAGGCAGAATGATGTTGGGTGCTTCACTGTTTCAGCTGCGCTGGGATGGTTTAGGTATCAATCCTAATTCAACAGCTGTTGGTTGGGGTTTTAGTTTTAGTGGAAGGGAATATTTCGGCAGCCAAAAACACTATTTCAGATGGATGGGCTCCTACGGCCAGGGATGGGGCAGTCAGATTGTAGCTACTATAGGAACAGGCGCTTCTGCCATAGTTACACCGGATGGCAAATTGGAAACCATGCCTGCATGGAATCTTGGCGGGGGCTTTGCATTTAACCTATCCAAAATCCTGGTTGCCAATATCAATATGAATGGTTATGCCATTAATCCTTCATCGTACAAAGATGACAACCAAATGAAAGCGGGTAAATCGGCACATATGAACCTGATTTGGGCTCCTTTTAAAAATTTCAATACAGGGGTTGAATACATGATTTTGCAAAGGAAGAATGTGAATGATGCCAAAGGAATCGGTACACGATTGCAGATGATGGCAAAATACTTGTTCTAA